The Winogradskyella schleiferi genome has a window encoding:
- the aroQ gene encoding type II 3-dehydroquinate dehydratase has translation MKKLIIINGPNLNLLGKRETNIYGNLTFTEFFDAIVKKYPNVSLEHFQSNIEGELIDKIQEVGFSYDGVILNAAAYTHTSVGIGDAVKAVTTPVVEVHISNTFSREKFRHKSFISPNARGVILGFGLQSYELAIQSFLSS, from the coding sequence ATGAAAAAACTGATTATCATCAATGGCCCGAATCTCAACTTATTGGGCAAGCGCGAAACCAATATATATGGAAATTTAACTTTTACGGAGTTTTTCGATGCCATAGTTAAGAAATATCCGAATGTTTCCCTTGAGCATTTTCAGTCTAATATCGAAGGGGAGCTTATTGATAAAATCCAAGAAGTTGGATTCTCTTATGATGGTGTTATTCTAAATGCAGCGGCTTACACACATACTTCTGTTGGCATAGGTGATGCAGTTAAAGCTGTTACAACCCCTGTTGTAGAAGTTCATATTTCCAATACCTTTTCAAGAGAAAAATTTAGGCATAAATCATTTATTTCTCCAAATGCTAGAGGCGTAATATTGGGTTTTGGTTTGCAGAGTTATGAATTGGCGATTCAAAGTTTTTTATCATCCTAG